The following are encoded together in the Cicer arietinum cultivar CDC Frontier isolate Library 1 chromosome 2, Cicar.CDCFrontier_v2.0, whole genome shotgun sequence genome:
- the LOC101506359 gene encoding putative glucose-6-phosphate 1-epimerase isoform X4, producing MLQQQLPRIVLTDPNGSSAEVLLYGGHIVSWKNQRKEELLFMSSKAKWKQHKAIRGGISACFARFGDVGSVEQNGMTRNRMWSLDRDPSPLPPINDHSSIDLILKSTGVDLKTPRSFELRLRISLSAGNLILIPRVRNTDNKPFSFAFSLCNYLSVSDIRSRFTEQADAITFDGETDRVYLHSPNKIAIIDHEKKRTFVLQKNALPDSVVWNPWNKKAKALPDLGDDDYKMMICVNSAAIDTPILLKPSEEWKGYQEISTVSSSYCSGQLDPNKVLHGFQ from the exons ATGCTGCAGCAGCAATTGCCAAGGATTGTATTGACTGATCCAAATGGTTCATCAGCTGAG GTGCTTCTCTACGGAGGGCATATTGTTTCTTGGAAGAATCAAAGGAAGGAAGAATTGCTTTTTATGAGCAGCAAG GCTAAATGGAAACAGCATAAAGCAATCAGAGGAGGTATATCAGCTTGCTTTGCAAGG TTCGGTGATGTTGGTTCAGTTGAACAAAATGGAATGACAAGAAACAGAATGTGGTCATTGGATAGAGACCCTTCACCACTACCTCCAATAAACGATCATTCATCTATTGATTTGATATTAAAGTCAACAGGAGTTGACTTAAAAACACCACGAAG TTTTGAGTTGAGGCTTCGCATATCTCTAAGTGCTGGAAATCTCATTCTGATTCCTAGAGTCAGAAACACTGATAACAAACCATTTTCTTTTGCATTTTCACTATGCAACTATTTATCTGTATCAGATATCAG ATCAAGGTTCACAGAGCAGGCTGATGCAATTACATTTGATGGAGAG ACTGATAGGGTATACTTGCATAGCCCAAATAAAATTGCCATCATAGATCATGAGAAGAAAAGAACTTTTGTACTCCAGAAGAATGCACTGCCAGATTCAG TTGTATGGAATCCATGGAATAAAAAGGCCAAGGCTCTCCCTGATTTGGGAGATGATGATTACAAGATGATGATATGTGTGAATTCAGCAGCTATTGATACTCCTATTCTCTTGAAGCCCAGTGAAGAGTGGAAGGGTTATCAGGAGATCTCTACTGTTTCATCAAGTTATTGCAGTGGACAATTGGATCCTAACAAAGTTCTTCATGGATTTCAATGA
- the LOC101507138 gene encoding alkane hydroxylase MAH1-like, which yields MMMLTIIVAVVVVFVTLILISFLQTLSLKTPAFTNWPFIGMLPQFLRNLSNIHEFSAKLLNSKGGTIEFIGPWFTNMKGVITTDPMNVHHIMSKSFTNYVKGDLFREMFKPFGVGIFTTDSHLWKFNRNLLQYIFKQRSFEDLQERIIHNKVETSLIPLLNHVQQQKGLIVDLQDIFNRFTFDNICSIILGHDPNCLSIDFPEIECEKAFNQAEESIFYRHTVPLCVWRLQKWLQIGEEKKMTDACKVFDHFLYDCIASKREELTKNSNKNQNIETDESHVDLLTYLITEEEKKGESNDDKFLRDAAFNLFVAGRDTITSSLTWLFYLVATHPLVEAKILEEIKEKFGHKEKPWILNVDEVKNLVYLHGAICEALRLFPPIPFERKESVEKDVLPSGHHVHPNTMILFSLYAMGRSENIWGEDCLEFKPERWISERGGIVYAPSYKFFSFNAGPRTCLGKDLAFIQIKMVAASILWNYGIHVVEGNCVTPSLSIVLLMKHGLKVKITKRGV from the coding sequence ATGATGATGTTAACAATAATAGTTGCAGTTGTGgttgtgtttgtgacattgatCCTCATTTCATTCCTCCAAACACTAAGCCTCAAAACTCCTGCCTTCACAAATTGGCCTTTTATTGGTATGTTACCACAATTCCTTAGGAACTTATCAAACATTCATGAATTTTCAGCTAAATTGTTGAATTCAAAAGGTGGCACAATAGAGTTCATAGGACCTTGGTTTACCAACATGAAAGGTGTAATCACAACCGATCCAATGAATGTGCATCACATAATGAGTAAGAGCTTCACCAACTATGTCAAAGGTGATTTATTTCGTGAAATGTTCAAACCTTTTGGAGTTGGAATTTTCACTACCGATTCACATTTATGGAAATTCAATAGAAACCttcttcaatatatttttaaacaaagaAGTTTTGAAGATCTTCAAGAGAGAATCATTCACAACAAAGTTGAGACATCATTGATTCCACTATTGAATCATGTCCAACAACAAAAAGGTTTGATTGTTGATTTACAAGATATCTTCAATAGGTTCACATTTGATAACATTTGTTCCATAATTCTTGGACATGATCCTAATTGTCTTTCCATTGATTTCCCCGAAATCGAATGTGAAAAGGCTTTTAACCAAGCTGAAGAATCCATCTTCTATAGACACACCGTGCCACTTTGTGTTTGGAGGTTGCAAAAATGGCTTCAAATTGgtgaagagaaaaaaatgacTGATGCATGCAAAGTATTTGatcattttttatatgattGTATAGCATCAAAGCGCGAAGAGCTTACAAAAAATtctaacaaaaatcaaaatattgaaaCTGATGAATCGCATGTTGATTTGTTAACATATCTGATTacagaagaagagaaaaaaggCGAATCAAATGATGACAAGTTTCTAAGAGATGCTGCATTCAATCTTTTTGTAGCGGGGAGAGATACTATCACTTCATCGCTTACATGGCTCTTTTATCTCGTTGCTACACACCCTTTAGTCGAAGCCAAGATTCTTGAagagataaaagaaaaatttggacACAAAGAGAAGCCTTGGATTTTAAATGTTGATGAGGTGAAAAATCTTGTTTATCTCCATGGTGCTATATGTGAAGCATTGAGGCTTTTTCCTCCTATTCCTTTTGAGAGAAAGGAATCAGTTGAAAAGGATGTACTTCCAAGTGGCCATCATGTTCATCCAAATACaatgattttgttttctttgtatGCAATGGGAAGATCTGAAAATATTTGGGGAGAAGATTGCTTGGAGTTCAAGCCAGAGAGGTGGATTTCAGAACGAGGGGGCATTGTTTATGCCCCTTCTTATAAATTCTTTAGTTTTAATGCAGGACCAAGGACTTGTTTGGGAAAAGATTTGGCCttcattcaaataaaaatgGTGGCTGCTTCTATTTTGTGGAATTATGGTATCCATGTGGTGGAAGGTAATTGTGTAACTCCTAGTCTTTCTATTGTACTTCTCATGAAACATGGTCTCAAGGTTAAGATAACCAAAAGGGGAGTTTAA
- the LOC101507458 gene encoding alkane hydroxylase MAH1-like, with translation MVGYTTMIFALFFFLCIIFQINRRRCCKCPISIDYPFVGMLPQLLWNLWKFHDFITQTLKQQHRSTGEFKGPWFSQMNFLITSDPFNVHHIMSKFFYNYVKGSEFHDIFEAFGDGIFATDSDTWKYNRSLFHSVFKQRDFEIFQEKIIHKKLETSLFPMLDHVEKQGLVLDLQDVFSRFTFDNICSVILGCDPNCLSIDFPYVVCEKAFDQIEECIFYRHVLPKSVWKFQKLLGIGHERKMTKACKEFDQFIYSSIESKREELRKCSKNNIEMVDLLTLFMRKDKESQQVIHDDKFLRDAAFNLFVAGRDTITSALTWLFYLVATHPLVETKILEEIKDNFKTINIEKKLGVDDVKKLVYLHGAICEALRLFPPIPFESKKAIKGDILPSGHIVDPNTMILFSLYSMGRFEDIWGKDCLEFKPERWISERGRIVHEPSYKFFTFNAGPRTCLGKDLSFIQIKMIATSILCKYRVQVGEDHIPILSHSIVLLMKNGLRVKLTKRQN, from the coding sequence ATGGTTGGTTATACAACAATGATTTTTgcattgttttttttcttatgcatcatttttcaaattaatcgAAGACGATGTTGCAAATGCCCCATCTCAATAGATTATCCTTTTGTAGGCATGTTACCACAACTCCTTTGGAACTTATGGAAATTTCATGATTTCATAACCCAAACTCTCAAACAACAACATAGAAGCACAGGTGAGTTCAAGGGACCTTGGTtttcacaaatgaactttttaatCACTAGTGACCCCTTCAATGTCCATCACATTATGAGCAAGTTTTTTTACAACTATGTCAAAGGTTCTGAGTTTCATGATATTTTTGAAGCCTTTGGTGATGGAATCTTTGCTACTGATTCAGACACATGGAAATACAATAGGTCTCTTTTTCATTCTGTTTTCAAACAGAGAGACTTTGAAATTTTTCAAGAgaaaatcatacacaaaaaaTTGGAGACAAGTTTGTTTCCTATGTTGGATCATGTTGAAAAACAAGGGTTAGTGTTGGATTTACAAGATGTCTTTAGTCGATTCACATTTGACAACATTTGTTCCGTAATTCTTGGATGTGATCCTAATTGTCTTTCAATTGACTTCCCCTATGTTGTTTGTGAGAAGGCTTTTGACCAAATTGAAGAATGCATATTTTATAGACATGTTTTGCCTAAAAGTGTTTGGAAGTTCCAAAAATTACTTGGAATTGGTCATGAGAGAAAAATGACCAAAGCATGCAAAGAATTTGatcaatttatatattcaaGTATTGAGTCCAAAAGAGAAGAGCTAAGAAAATGTagcaaaaataatattgaaatgGTTGATTTGTTAACACTTTTTATGAGAAAAGATAAGGAGTCACAACAAGTAATACATGACGACAAGTTTTTAAGGGATGCTGCATTTAATCTCTTTGTTGCGGGAAGAGATACTATAACTTCGGCACTTACATGGTTATTTTATCTTGTTGCTACACACCCTTTAGTTGAAACCAAAATTCTTGAagagattaaagataattttAAGACTATTAATATTGAAAAGAAGTTAGGTGTGGATGATGTGAAAAAACTTGTTTATCTCCATGGTGCTATTTGTGAAGCTCTAAGGCTTTTTCCTCCTATTCCCTTTGAGTCCAAGAAAGCAATTAAAGGTGATATACTTCCAAGTGGACACATTGTTGATCCTAATACAATGATACTATTTTCTTTGTATTCAATGGGAAGATTTGAAGATATATGGGGAAAAGATTGCTTGGAGTTCAAGCCAGAGAGATGGATATCTGAAAGAGGAAGAATTGTTCATGAGCCATCTTACAAATTCTTTACTTTTAATGCTGGACCTAGGACTTGTTTGGGTAAAGACTTGTCCTTCATTCAAATTAAGATGATAGCAACTTCTATTTTGTGCAAATATCGTGTCCAAGTAGGGGAAGATCACATTCCTATCTTAAGCCATTCAATTGTTCTTCTTATGAAGAATGGTTTGAGGGTTAAGTTaacaaaaagacaaaattgA
- the LOC101506359 gene encoding putative glucose-6-phosphate 1-epimerase isoform X2, whose translation MKLLRSFFGFLDWLQLDWRRVKVKPFVSNSRGMLQQQLPRIVLTDPNGSSAEVLLYGGHIVSWKNQRKEELLFMSSKAKWKQHKAIRGGISACFARFGDVGSVEQNGMTRNRMWSLDRDPSPLPPINDHSSIDLILKSTGVDLKTPRSFELRLRISLSAGNLILIPRVRNTDNKPFSFAFSLCNYLSVSDIRSRFTEQADAITFDGETDRVYLHSPNKIAIIDHEKKRTFVLQKNALPDSVVWNPWNKKAKALPDLGDDDYKMMICVNSAAIDTPILLKPSEEWKGYQEISTVSSSYCSGQLDPNKVLHGFQ comes from the exons atgaaattattgagatcattttttggttttttagaTTGGTTGCAGCTGGATTGGAGAAGAGTGAAAGTGAAGCCATTTGTGAGTAATTCAAGAGGAATGCTGCAGCAGCAATTGCCAAGGATTGTATTGACTGATCCAAATGGTTCATCAGCTGAG GTGCTTCTCTACGGAGGGCATATTGTTTCTTGGAAGAATCAAAGGAAGGAAGAATTGCTTTTTATGAGCAGCAAG GCTAAATGGAAACAGCATAAAGCAATCAGAGGAGGTATATCAGCTTGCTTTGCAAGG TTCGGTGATGTTGGTTCAGTTGAACAAAATGGAATGACAAGAAACAGAATGTGGTCATTGGATAGAGACCCTTCACCACTACCTCCAATAAACGATCATTCATCTATTGATTTGATATTAAAGTCAACAGGAGTTGACTTAAAAACACCACGAAG TTTTGAGTTGAGGCTTCGCATATCTCTAAGTGCTGGAAATCTCATTCTGATTCCTAGAGTCAGAAACACTGATAACAAACCATTTTCTTTTGCATTTTCACTATGCAACTATTTATCTGTATCAGATATCAG ATCAAGGTTCACAGAGCAGGCTGATGCAATTACATTTGATGGAGAG ACTGATAGGGTATACTTGCATAGCCCAAATAAAATTGCCATCATAGATCATGAGAAGAAAAGAACTTTTGTACTCCAGAAGAATGCACTGCCAGATTCAG TTGTATGGAATCCATGGAATAAAAAGGCCAAGGCTCTCCCTGATTTGGGAGATGATGATTACAAGATGATGATATGTGTGAATTCAGCAGCTATTGATACTCCTATTCTCTTGAAGCCCAGTGAAGAGTGGAAGGGTTATCAGGAGATCTCTACTGTTTCATCAAGTTATTGCAGTGGACAATTGGATCCTAACAAAGTTCTTCATGGATTTCAATGA
- the LOC101506043 gene encoding DNA-directed RNA polymerases II, IV and V subunit 11, whose amino-acid sequence MNAPDRYERFVVPEGTKKVSYERDTKIINAASFTIEREDHTIANILRMQLHRDPNVLFAGYKLPHPLQYKIIVRIHTASQSSPMQAYNQSINDLDKELDQLKNGFEAELLKFSKDY is encoded by the exons ATGAATGCTCCTGATCGTTACGAGCGTTTCGTTGTTCCTGAAGGAACCAAAAA GGTATCTTATGAGAGGGACACAAAGATCATAAATGCGGCTTCTTTCACCATTGAAAGAGAGGATCATACTATAGCCAACATTCTCCGCAT GCAACTTCATAGAGACCCTAATGTGTTATTTGCTGGATACAAGCTTCCTCACCCTCTTCAGTACAAAATTATTGTCAGG ATACATACCGCTAGTCAATCTTCACCAATGCAGGCATACAATCAGTCAATTAATGATCTAGATAAGGAACTTGATCAATTGAAGAATGGCTTTGAG GCAGAGTTGTTGAAGTTCTCAAAGGACTATTGA
- the LOC101506359 gene encoding putative glucose-6-phosphate 1-epimerase isoform X1 has translation MKLLRSFFGFLDWLQLDWRRVKVKPFVSNSRGMLQQQLPRIVLTDPNGSSAEVLLYGGHIVSWKNQRKEELLFMSSKAKWKQHKAIRGGISACFARFGDVGSVEQNGMTRNRMWSLDRDPSPLPPINDHSSIDLILKSTGVDLKTPRSFELRLRISLSAGNLILIPRVRNTDNKPFSFAFSLCNYLSVSDISEVRIEGLETLDYVDNLMNRSRFTEQADAITFDGETDRVYLHSPNKIAIIDHEKKRTFVLQKNALPDSVVWNPWNKKAKALPDLGDDDYKMMICVNSAAIDTPILLKPSEEWKGYQEISTVSSSYCSGQLDPNKVLHGFQ, from the exons atgaaattattgagatcattttttggttttttagaTTGGTTGCAGCTGGATTGGAGAAGAGTGAAAGTGAAGCCATTTGTGAGTAATTCAAGAGGAATGCTGCAGCAGCAATTGCCAAGGATTGTATTGACTGATCCAAATGGTTCATCAGCTGAG GTGCTTCTCTACGGAGGGCATATTGTTTCTTGGAAGAATCAAAGGAAGGAAGAATTGCTTTTTATGAGCAGCAAG GCTAAATGGAAACAGCATAAAGCAATCAGAGGAGGTATATCAGCTTGCTTTGCAAGG TTCGGTGATGTTGGTTCAGTTGAACAAAATGGAATGACAAGAAACAGAATGTGGTCATTGGATAGAGACCCTTCACCACTACCTCCAATAAACGATCATTCATCTATTGATTTGATATTAAAGTCAACAGGAGTTGACTTAAAAACACCACGAAG TTTTGAGTTGAGGCTTCGCATATCTCTAAGTGCTGGAAATCTCATTCTGATTCCTAGAGTCAGAAACACTGATAACAAACCATTTTCTTTTGCATTTTCACTATGCAACTATTTATCTGTATCAGATATCAG TGAAGTGCGTATTGAGGGATTAGAGACGCTTGATTATGTTGATAATTTGATGAACAGATCAAGGTTCACAGAGCAGGCTGATGCAATTACATTTGATGGAGAG ACTGATAGGGTATACTTGCATAGCCCAAATAAAATTGCCATCATAGATCATGAGAAGAAAAGAACTTTTGTACTCCAGAAGAATGCACTGCCAGATTCAG TTGTATGGAATCCATGGAATAAAAAGGCCAAGGCTCTCCCTGATTTGGGAGATGATGATTACAAGATGATGATATGTGTGAATTCAGCAGCTATTGATACTCCTATTCTCTTGAAGCCCAGTGAAGAGTGGAAGGGTTATCAGGAGATCTCTACTGTTTCATCAAGTTATTGCAGTGGACAATTGGATCCTAACAAAGTTCTTCATGGATTTCAATGA
- the LOC101506359 gene encoding putative glucose-6-phosphate 1-epimerase isoform X3, with amino-acid sequence MLQQQLPRIVLTDPNGSSAEVLLYGGHIVSWKNQRKEELLFMSSKAKWKQHKAIRGGISACFARFGDVGSVEQNGMTRNRMWSLDRDPSPLPPINDHSSIDLILKSTGVDLKTPRSFELRLRISLSAGNLILIPRVRNTDNKPFSFAFSLCNYLSVSDISEVRIEGLETLDYVDNLMNRSRFTEQADAITFDGETDRVYLHSPNKIAIIDHEKKRTFVLQKNALPDSVVWNPWNKKAKALPDLGDDDYKMMICVNSAAIDTPILLKPSEEWKGYQEISTVSSSYCSGQLDPNKVLHGFQ; translated from the exons ATGCTGCAGCAGCAATTGCCAAGGATTGTATTGACTGATCCAAATGGTTCATCAGCTGAG GTGCTTCTCTACGGAGGGCATATTGTTTCTTGGAAGAATCAAAGGAAGGAAGAATTGCTTTTTATGAGCAGCAAG GCTAAATGGAAACAGCATAAAGCAATCAGAGGAGGTATATCAGCTTGCTTTGCAAGG TTCGGTGATGTTGGTTCAGTTGAACAAAATGGAATGACAAGAAACAGAATGTGGTCATTGGATAGAGACCCTTCACCACTACCTCCAATAAACGATCATTCATCTATTGATTTGATATTAAAGTCAACAGGAGTTGACTTAAAAACACCACGAAG TTTTGAGTTGAGGCTTCGCATATCTCTAAGTGCTGGAAATCTCATTCTGATTCCTAGAGTCAGAAACACTGATAACAAACCATTTTCTTTTGCATTTTCACTATGCAACTATTTATCTGTATCAGATATCAG TGAAGTGCGTATTGAGGGATTAGAGACGCTTGATTATGTTGATAATTTGATGAACAGATCAAGGTTCACAGAGCAGGCTGATGCAATTACATTTGATGGAGAG ACTGATAGGGTATACTTGCATAGCCCAAATAAAATTGCCATCATAGATCATGAGAAGAAAAGAACTTTTGTACTCCAGAAGAATGCACTGCCAGATTCAG TTGTATGGAATCCATGGAATAAAAAGGCCAAGGCTCTCCCTGATTTGGGAGATGATGATTACAAGATGATGATATGTGTGAATTCAGCAGCTATTGATACTCCTATTCTCTTGAAGCCCAGTGAAGAGTGGAAGGGTTATCAGGAGATCTCTACTGTTTCATCAAGTTATTGCAGTGGACAATTGGATCCTAACAAAGTTCTTCATGGATTTCAATGA